A region from the Lutra lutra chromosome 1, mLutLut1.2, whole genome shotgun sequence genome encodes:
- the TMEM40 gene encoding transmembrane protein 40 isoform X1 — MTFSYLHESSNGNIKLFVQDHTESLWLISYPSYPPKSYLSSKPHSSYKLNSENTRTNVFQAHSRLRFPYSLCLFPAESSDEDQHPGVTGKHQQSQGAGHPPRDSSPGAEHEEPDLLKDELQLYGVGAAGEVVPSGESGLRRRGSDPASGEVEASELRRLNIKKDDEFFHFVLLCFAIGTLLVCYHYYADWFMSLGVGLLTFASLETVGIYFGLVYRIHSVLHGFIPLFQKLRLMGFRKTD, encoded by the exons ATGACCTTCTCTTATCTTCATGAAAGCAGCAAtggaaatattaaattatttgtccaagatcacacagaaaGCTTGTGGCTGATCTCCTACCCCTCTTATCCTCCCAAGAGCTATCTTTCTTCCAAACCACACTCCTCATATAAGCTAAATTCTGAGAACACCAGAACAAATGTATTTCAGGCTCATTCCAGACTGAGGTTCCCCTACAGCTTGTGTTTGTTCCCTGCAGAGAGCAGTGATGAGGACCAGCACCCAGGAGTGACTGGGAAACATCAGCAAAGCCAGGGAGCCGGACACCCCCCCAGGGACAGCTCACCTG GTGCTGAGCATGAGGAGCCTGACCTTTTGAAGGATGAGCTTCAGCTCTATGGAG TAGGTGCCGCTGGAGAGGTGGTGCCCTCTGGAGAATCGG GACTCCGAAGACGAGGCTCTGACCCAGCAAGTG GAGAAGTGGAGGCCTCTGAGTTAAGAAGACTGAATATAAAGAAAGATG atgagtttttccattttgtcctgCTCTGCTTTGCCATTGGGACCTTGCTGGTGTGTTATCACTATTATGCAG ACTGGTTCATGTCCCTTGGGGTCGGCCTACTCACCTTCGCCTCCCTGGAGACTGTCGGCATCTATTTTGGGCTGG TTTACCGGATCCACAGTGTTCTGCACGGCTTCATCCCGCTCTTTCAGAAGCTTAGGCTGATGG GATTCAGGAAGACCGACTGA
- the TMEM40 gene encoding transmembrane protein 40 isoform X3, translating to MTFSYLHESSNGNIKLFVQDHTESLWLISYPSYPPKSYLSSKPHSSYKLNSENTRTNVFQAHSRLRFPYSLCLFPAESSDEDQHPGVTGKHQQSQGAGHPPRDSSPGAEHEEPDLLKDELQLYGVGAAGEVVPSGESGLRRRGSDPASEVEASELRRLNIKKDDEFFHFVLLCFAIGTLLVCYHYYADWFMSLGVGLLTFASLETVGIYFGLVYRIHSVLHGFIPLFQKLRLMGFRKTD from the exons ATGACCTTCTCTTATCTTCATGAAAGCAGCAAtggaaatattaaattatttgtccaagatcacacagaaaGCTTGTGGCTGATCTCCTACCCCTCTTATCCTCCCAAGAGCTATCTTTCTTCCAAACCACACTCCTCATATAAGCTAAATTCTGAGAACACCAGAACAAATGTATTTCAGGCTCATTCCAGACTGAGGTTCCCCTACAGCTTGTGTTTGTTCCCTGCAGAGAGCAGTGATGAGGACCAGCACCCAGGAGTGACTGGGAAACATCAGCAAAGCCAGGGAGCCGGACACCCCCCCAGGGACAGCTCACCTG GTGCTGAGCATGAGGAGCCTGACCTTTTGAAGGATGAGCTTCAGCTCTATGGAG TAGGTGCCGCTGGAGAGGTGGTGCCCTCTGGAGAATCGG GACTCCGAAGACGAGGCTCTGACCCAGCAAGTG AAGTGGAGGCCTCTGAGTTAAGAAGACTGAATATAAAGAAAGATG atgagtttttccattttgtcctgCTCTGCTTTGCCATTGGGACCTTGCTGGTGTGTTATCACTATTATGCAG ACTGGTTCATGTCCCTTGGGGTCGGCCTACTCACCTTCGCCTCCCTGGAGACTGTCGGCATCTATTTTGGGCTGG TTTACCGGATCCACAGTGTTCTGCACGGCTTCATCCCGCTCTTTCAGAAGCTTAGGCTGATGG GATTCAGGAAGACCGACTGA
- the TMEM40 gene encoding transmembrane protein 40 isoform X2, with protein sequence MTFSYLHESSNGNIKLFVQDHTESLWLISYPSYPPKSYLSSKPHSSYKLNSENTRTNVFQAHSRLRFPYSLCLFPAESSDEDQHPGVTGKHQQSQGAGHPPRDSSPGAEHEEPDLLKDELQLYGGAAGEVVPSGESGLRRRGSDPASGEVEASELRRLNIKKDDEFFHFVLLCFAIGTLLVCYHYYADWFMSLGVGLLTFASLETVGIYFGLVYRIHSVLHGFIPLFQKLRLMGFRKTD encoded by the exons ATGACCTTCTCTTATCTTCATGAAAGCAGCAAtggaaatattaaattatttgtccaagatcacacagaaaGCTTGTGGCTGATCTCCTACCCCTCTTATCCTCCCAAGAGCTATCTTTCTTCCAAACCACACTCCTCATATAAGCTAAATTCTGAGAACACCAGAACAAATGTATTTCAGGCTCATTCCAGACTGAGGTTCCCCTACAGCTTGTGTTTGTTCCCTGCAGAGAGCAGTGATGAGGACCAGCACCCAGGAGTGACTGGGAAACATCAGCAAAGCCAGGGAGCCGGACACCCCCCCAGGGACAGCTCACCTG GTGCTGAGCATGAGGAGCCTGACCTTTTGAAGGATGAGCTTCAGCTCTATGGAG GTGCCGCTGGAGAGGTGGTGCCCTCTGGAGAATCGG GACTCCGAAGACGAGGCTCTGACCCAGCAAGTG GAGAAGTGGAGGCCTCTGAGTTAAGAAGACTGAATATAAAGAAAGATG atgagtttttccattttgtcctgCTCTGCTTTGCCATTGGGACCTTGCTGGTGTGTTATCACTATTATGCAG ACTGGTTCATGTCCCTTGGGGTCGGCCTACTCACCTTCGCCTCCCTGGAGACTGTCGGCATCTATTTTGGGCTGG TTTACCGGATCCACAGTGTTCTGCACGGCTTCATCCCGCTCTTTCAGAAGCTTAGGCTGATGG GATTCAGGAAGACCGACTGA
- the TMEM40 gene encoding transmembrane protein 40 isoform X4, producing the protein MTFSYLHESSNGNIKLFVQDHTESLWLISYPSYPPKSYLSSKPHSSYKLNSENTRTNVFQAHSRLRFPYSLCLFPAESSDEDQHPGVTGKHQQSQGAGHPPRDSSPGAEHEEPDLLKDELQLYGGAAGEVVPSGESGLRRRGSDPASEVEASELRRLNIKKDDEFFHFVLLCFAIGTLLVCYHYYADWFMSLGVGLLTFASLETVGIYFGLVYRIHSVLHGFIPLFQKLRLMGFRKTD; encoded by the exons ATGACCTTCTCTTATCTTCATGAAAGCAGCAAtggaaatattaaattatttgtccaagatcacacagaaaGCTTGTGGCTGATCTCCTACCCCTCTTATCCTCCCAAGAGCTATCTTTCTTCCAAACCACACTCCTCATATAAGCTAAATTCTGAGAACACCAGAACAAATGTATTTCAGGCTCATTCCAGACTGAGGTTCCCCTACAGCTTGTGTTTGTTCCCTGCAGAGAGCAGTGATGAGGACCAGCACCCAGGAGTGACTGGGAAACATCAGCAAAGCCAGGGAGCCGGACACCCCCCCAGGGACAGCTCACCTG GTGCTGAGCATGAGGAGCCTGACCTTTTGAAGGATGAGCTTCAGCTCTATGGAG GTGCCGCTGGAGAGGTGGTGCCCTCTGGAGAATCGG GACTCCGAAGACGAGGCTCTGACCCAGCAAGTG AAGTGGAGGCCTCTGAGTTAAGAAGACTGAATATAAAGAAAGATG atgagtttttccattttgtcctgCTCTGCTTTGCCATTGGGACCTTGCTGGTGTGTTATCACTATTATGCAG ACTGGTTCATGTCCCTTGGGGTCGGCCTACTCACCTTCGCCTCCCTGGAGACTGTCGGCATCTATTTTGGGCTGG TTTACCGGATCCACAGTGTTCTGCACGGCTTCATCCCGCTCTTTCAGAAGCTTAGGCTGATGG GATTCAGGAAGACCGACTGA